One Prolixibacteraceae bacterium DNA segment encodes these proteins:
- a CDS encoding superinfection exclusion B family protein — MEWLKNLIDLDKISNTTLFIIMAITALKLFYGEIIFDFFNISSIDPKYNLYIFIAFVVSTLILLIRFGKYIKQKLKVFYNKRKYKRKLKKTIKSLDPHEKSLIREFFLLGSKSIKMPINDPTVSGLLSKGIIHTNTVICTSQFGEFYSNYSLNDQILENLTYEIIDFPKAFENLTEDDWVNLKNNRPAWAKRLHEYDSILNSF, encoded by the coding sequence ATGGAATGGCTCAAAAACTTAATCGATCTAGATAAAATATCGAATACTACATTATTTATTATAATGGCTATTACTGCATTAAAACTTTTTTATGGAGAAATAATATTCGATTTTTTTAATATTTCAAGTATAGATCCCAAGTATAATCTATATATTTTTATAGCTTTCGTTGTTTCGACACTAATTCTTCTGATAAGATTTGGTAAATACATCAAACAAAAACTAAAAGTTTTTTACAACAAAAGGAAATATAAAAGAAAGCTAAAGAAAACCATCAAGTCATTAGATCCTCACGAAAAATCATTAATTCGAGAATTCTTCTTGTTAGGAAGTAAAAGTATCAAAATGCCAATTAATGACCCTACAGTTTCTGGACTACTTTCAAAAGGTATTATACATACGAACACAGTCATATGTACATCTCAATTTGGTGAATTTTATTCTAACTACAGCTTGAATGATCAAATCCTTGAAAACTTAACATATGAAATAATTGATTTTCCAAAAGCTTTTGAAAATCTAACTGAAGATGACTGGGTTAATTTAAAGAATAATCGTCCTGCTTGGGCAAAAAGACTGCATGAGTACGACTCCATTCTAAACTCATTCTAG
- a CDS encoding YodC family protein gives MEESKEIKKLFKPGDVVTLKSGSVPMTVEVNYQSTPTMPVDVWCVYHINGTGYTRHQYRQEMLEKKY, from the coding sequence ATGGAAGAATCAAAAGAAATTAAGAAGTTATTTAAACCAGGAGACGTTGTCACTTTAAAAAGTGGCAGCGTCCCCATGACCGTAGAAGTAAATTATCAATCAACACCTACAATGCCCGTAGATGTCTGGTGCGTCTACCATATCAATGGCACCGGTTACACTAGACATCAATATCGACAGGAGATGTTAGAAAAGAAATATTAA
- a CDS encoding DNA adenine methylase, producing the protein MKAPISYYGGKQNLIKTILPLFPMHTLYAEPFIGGGAIFWSKRPSNIEVINDTNRELINFYEVIKNDFATLSTMIRISLHSRSQFNDAKVIYGNPHMFTREKRAWAIWVMANESFSSMLDGTWGYDISKNCTSKKINNKRNEFSEELAIRLQNVQIECTDALRIINSRDQEEAFFYCDPPYFNSDCGHYDGYSKEDFEALLTLLSSIKGKFLLSSYPSDILSEYAEKHGWYQKQIKQTVSVANNNSTGKPNKSKIEVLTANYDFEALHKPSDLFTDLK; encoded by the coding sequence ATGAAAGCACCTATCAGTTATTATGGTGGGAAACAAAACCTAATCAAAACCATCTTACCTCTATTTCCCATGCACACGCTATATGCAGAACCCTTTATCGGAGGTGGTGCCATCTTCTGGTCTAAGCGTCCCTCTAATATCGAAGTGATCAACGATACCAATAGAGAGCTTATTAACTTCTATGAGGTGATTAAAAATGACTTTGCGACACTATCTACCATGATACGCATATCGTTACACTCACGCTCTCAATTCAACGATGCAAAGGTAATCTATGGAAATCCTCATATGTTTACAAGAGAGAAAAGAGCATGGGCGATATGGGTGATGGCAAACGAGAGTTTTTCTTCCATGTTGGATGGAACCTGGGGATATGATATATCGAAGAACTGCACCTCCAAGAAGATCAATAACAAACGAAATGAGTTCTCTGAAGAGTTGGCCATACGACTCCAGAACGTACAAATAGAATGTACCGATGCACTACGTATCATCAACAGCCGAGATCAAGAAGAGGCATTCTTCTACTGTGATCCTCCATACTTCAACAGCGATTGCGGACACTATGATGGATACAGCAAAGAGGACTTTGAAGCTCTCCTTACGCTCCTATCCTCGATCAAGGGTAAGTTTTTATTGAGTAGTTATCCATCCGACATTCTCTCCGAATACGCAGAGAAACATGGATGGTACCAGAAGCAAATCAAGCAGACCGTTAGTGTAGCCAACAACAATAGTACTGGCAAACCCAACAAATCAAAGATCGAAGTACTCACAGCCAACTACGACTTTGAAGCCCTACATAAACCATCGGATCTATTCACTGACCTCAAGTAA